ggaccgGGGCAGCCGCCTCCTGGCCCCAGGGGCTCTCCTCGGGAGAGGCGGCCGTGCGCCGGCGATCAGACATCCTCCGGTATCTTTAGTCCCTTGGCCAGGATGTTTACGCGCCGCGGGGGGAGATGGATTGCAGCGAAAGCCTTTAAAACGGGCTGTGCCCCCGGAGGCAGAACCCCGGGCCCGCGTTGGGCAGCGGAGGCCTTTTCGGTCGCTAATTTTACACTATCGCTGTTTTTTCCCAGCGGCGCAAGCcctgcgcggggccggggcggggagggggaggggggagccgTTTGAGTGAGCGCTATTAGAAACTCGGATTTATAacgcttttttaaaaataactcttttcTCGGCTAAATGGAAAAGTTTTCAAATCGCGGGTATCTACAGAGGCtaaaaataatgacaacaaCATAAATAAAAGAGCACCAAGCGCGCTAGGGCGGCAAGCGGGCAAGCCAGTTTCTCTACCTCTCAGCGTGTTGCCTTCCTTGACTTTGGGGTCAAACTCCGCCGATAAAATGCGGTCGATGCCGAATTTCAGGTCCTTGCTGGCGGGCGCGGGCGCCGAGCCCTGCGTCTGGCCGCCGGGCACCCGGGCGGTAGCCGGGGCTcctccgccgcccgccgccgccgctgccgccgccgcgggggaCCGGTGCTGCGGGGGGCGGTGGTGGTGGGAGTGGTAGGCGGCGGAGAGAGGCGAGAGGCGCGGCgggaaggcggcggcggcggggacgtCGGGGGCCACGACGGGCGTGGGCCGGAGCGGCGAGGGGGTGGCGTGGAAAGGACCGCCGTGGTGGACGGCACCCAACGCCGCCGGCATCCCGGTGCCGGGACCTCCGGACAGGCTGTCGGTGGGTCCTCCCGCCGCCTCGCCGCCGGCGTGGAGGATATCGGCGATGCAGAAGGATGGCTTCTTCGCCGCCGCGGCGTCCAGCGGGAAGCAGCCGCCGGCTGCCGGCCCCGATGCCGAGCAATACGCCGCTGACCACAAGCTGAAGTTGGAGGCGTAGAAAGGAGCCAGCCCGGCCGTGTACATCCTTGCCCGGGGAAGGGACGCGCCGCTCGGCAGCTCAGCTCCCGGGTACGCGCCGCGGAGCTGCCCGCTGCCCCGGGCGCATGGGGAGGGATGGCCGGG
This region of Nyctibius grandis isolate bNycGra1 chromosome 1, bNycGra1.pri, whole genome shotgun sequence genomic DNA includes:
- the HLX gene encoding H2.0-like homeobox protein isoform X4; the encoded protein is MYTAGLAPFYASNFSLWSAAYCSASGPAAGGCFPLDAAAAKKPSFCIADILHAGGEAAGGPTDSLSGGPGTGMPAALGAVHHGGPFHATPSPLRPTPVVAPDVPAAAAFPPRLSPLSAAYHSHHHRPPQHRSPAAAAAAAAGGGGAPATARVPGGQTQGSAPAPASKDLKFGIDRILSAEFDPKVKEGNTLRGPYAVLTKDTLPQTYKRKRSWSRAVFSNLQRKGLEKRFEIQKYVTKPDRKQLAAMLGLTDAQVKVWFQNRRMKWRHSKEAQAQKDKEPPPEPEPAAQRAGGPPVAAGEPERSPSRSEGDSDSSDADSLDMAPSDTERTEGAERSLPAAGPGKPSGSTGLPSPPPPAAAAASPEPRSGL
- the HLX gene encoding H2.0-like homeobox protein isoform X3; this encodes MYTAGLAPFYASNFSLWSAAYCSASGPAAGGCFPLDAAAAKKPSFCIADILHAGGEAAGGPTDSLSGGPGTGMPAALGAVHHGGPFHATPSPLRPTPVVAPDVPAAAAFPPRLSPLSAAYHSHHHRPPQHRSPAAAAAAAAGGGGAPATARVPGGQTQGSAPAPASKDLKFGIDRILSAEFDPKVKEGNTLRDLTSLLTTSRQTGVHLPNLQPSAGQFFASLDPINEASAILGPLNTNPRSSVQHQFQDTFPGPYAVLTKDTLPQTYKRKRSWSRAVFSNLQRKGLEKRFEIQKYVTKPDRKQLAAMLGLTDAQSLSGLAEERDLAPSISCVQVPRRFTAQCGAFTFLLATAEQAERRGERGRGRSPACALLKCTSL